One Setaria viridis chromosome 7, Setaria_viridis_v4.0, whole genome shotgun sequence genomic region harbors:
- the LOC117863710 gene encoding probable cyclic nucleotide-gated ion channel 6, which yields MFDGAQKAQYMDGHRERFIRLEESSPRSSVPSEVGGGSALRFSMPGFGYGSFNALRSFLSGVRKGSGRLKSLRQSLTSGAPKTAFAEDLKSFKKTIFDPQDKLLFRMNWVFFSSCIIAVAVDPLFFFLPIINITKDGKPTCIGIDKTLAVASTIIRTVIDSIYFIRIILQFRTAYVAPSSRVFGTGELVIDPVPIAMRYIKSYFIMDLFALLPLPQIVVWRYLHISDGPDVLTTKNALVWVVLVQYIPRLLRIFPVTTDLKRTAGVFIETAWAGAAYYLLWFMLAGHNVGTLWYFLTIEREDDCWHSYCHLKDGCDSNYLYCSANHNGNYGSWFSSTQVFNQCNGTVNNPFNFGIYQQALVSGILGPGNFISKLCYCFWWGLQNLSTLGQGLVTSTYPGEVLFSIAICVLGLILFALLIGNMQSYLQSVAIRLEEMRVKKRDAEQWMHHRSLPPEIRHRVRRYERYRWLETRGVDEESLVQTLPKDLRRDIKRHLCLGLVKRVHLFENLDERLLDAICERLRPALYTENEYILREGDPVDEMHFILHGCLESVTTDGGRSGFFNKVQLKEGSFCGDELLTWALDPKSGANFPASSRTVKALTEVEAFALCAEELKFVASQFRRLHSRQVQHTFRFYSQQWRTWGACFIQAAWRRYYKRKMAEQRRKEEEAASRPSSSHPSLGATIYASRFAANAMRGVHRLRSKAVPAIVRLPKPPEPDFGVDDAD from the exons ATGTTTGACGGTGCTCAGAAAGCTCAATACATGGATGGACACAGGGAAAGGTTCATTAG GCTGGAGGAGTCAAGCCCGAGGTCATCTGTACCTTCTGAAGTGGGAGGTGGAAGTGCCTTGAGGTTCAGCATGCCTGGGTTTGGCTATGGTTCATTTAATGCACTAAGATCTTTCTTGTCAGGTGTCAGAAAGGGCTCTGGAAGACTCAAGTCACTTAGACAATCGCTTACATCTGGTGCTCCTAAGACCGCATTTGCGGAAGATCTTAAATCATTTAAGAAGACTATATTTGATCCCCAGGACAAACTTCTTTTTCGGATGAATTGGGTTTTTTTCTCGTCCTGTATTATTGCTGTTGCGGTGGAtccacttttcttcttcctacCCATCATCAACATCACCAAAGATGGCAAACCAACCTGCATTGGTATAGATAAAACATTGGCAGTGGCATCAACAATAATACGGACAGTTATTGATTCTATCTATTTTATACGCATAATTCTTCAATTCCGCACTGCTTATGTTGCTCCATCTTCTCGAGTATTTGGAACTGGTGAGCTTGTGATTGATCCAGTGCCAATTGCTATGCGGTACATTAAAAGTTACTTCATAATGGACTTATTTGCGTTGCTACCACTTCCACAG ATTGTTGTTTGGAGATATCTCCACATTTCAGATGGTCCAGATGTACTGACTACAAAAAATGCATTGGTGTGGGTTGTCTTGGTCCAATATATTCCAAGGTTGTTACGGATTTTCCCTGTGACTACAGATCTGAAAAGGACAGCTGGTGTTTTTATTGAAACTGCTTGGGCTGGTGCTGCTTACTATCTTCTATGGTTTATGCTGGCTGGTCAT AATGTCGGTACTTTGTGGTACTTTTTAACCATTGAGCGTGAAGATGACTGCTGGCATTCATACTGTCATCTCAAGGATGGATGTGATAGCAACTACTTGTATTGCAGTGCTAATCATAATGGCAACTATGGCAGTTGGTTTAGTAGTACCCAAGTATTCAACCAGTGTAATGGTACTGTTAATAATCCTTTCAACTTTGGCATCTATCAGCAAGCACTGGTGTCTGGAATACTTGGTCCAGGAAACTTTATCTCAAAGTTATGCTATTGCTTCTGGTGGGGATTGCAAAATCTAAG TACACTTGGTCAAGGGCTTGTGACAAGCACATACCCTGGAGAAGTGCTATTCTCTATTGCAATATGTGTTCTTGGATTAATTCTTTTTGCTCTCCTCATTGGTAACATGCAG AGTTACCTACAATCAGTTGCTATACGCCTTGAAGAGATGAGAGTTAAGAAACGTGATGCTGAGCAGTGGATGCATCACCGTTCACTGCCACCAGAGATCAGACACCGAGTGAGGCGGTATGAACGTTATCGGTGGTTGGAAACCAGGGGAGTAGATGAAGAAAGTTTGGTTCAAACTCTTCCAAAAGATCTCAGGAGGGATATCAAACGTCATCTCTGTTTGGGATTAGTGAAAAGG GTACATTTGTTTGAGAATTTGGATGAACGATTGTTGGATGCAATATGTGAGCGGTTAAGACCTGCCTTGTACACAGAAAATGAATACATTTTGAGAGAAGGTGATCCAGTGGATGAGATGCATTTTATTCTCCATGGTTGTTTGGAGAGTGTAACCACTGATGGTGGACGAAGTGGATTCTTTAACAAGGTCCAGCTAAAGGAAGGCTCTTTCTGTGGTGATGAGTTACTCACCTGGGCATTGGACCCCAAGTCGGGCGCTAATTTCCCAGCTTCCAGCAGGACTGTCAAGGCACTCACTGAGGTTGAGGCATTTGCCTTGTGCGCCGAGGAGCTGAAATTCGTGGCCAGTCAGTTCAGGAGGCTGCACAGTAGGCAAGTTCAGCACACATTCAGATTCTATTCCCAGCAATGGAGGACTTGGGGGGCCTGTTTCATTCAAGCGGCATGGCGCCGCTATTACAAAAGGAAGATGGCGGAGCAGCGACGCAAGGAAGAAGAGGCAGCAAGCCGGCCAAGTAGCAGCCACCCTAGCCTCGGGGCGACTATCTACGCTTCTCGTTTCGCGGCTAACGCGATGCGAGGGGTTCACAGATTAAGAAGCAAGGCTGTCCCCGCAATTGTCAGGCTACCAAAGCCCCCAGAACCAGATTTTGGTGTCGACGATGCTGACTAA